A region of the Salvia splendens isolate huo1 chromosome 11, SspV2, whole genome shotgun sequence genome:
CTTGTTCATGGCAATCTCATGATAGACTAGGTCATGGTGTTCGGTCAATacaaatattgatttttttcgCGACACATGAATATATTATTTACTATTTCCTCCGGTCAGgctaaaatgatacattttttAATTGACATGGGATTTTAAGAATTATTGGTTAATACggttaattggagagaaaaagagTGAGTGTAAATATTATacggagagagaaaaagaattgaatatttaattggggaAAAAAGTTGGatatattaattggagagataaagttaccaaaaaaaaaagtatcattttagttgggataaaaaaagaaaaatatatcgTGTTAGTTGTAACAGAGGAAGTAGTTCTTTGAAAATAAAGAACAAATAGAAGATTGCAAATTGAAGATTTGAATTAATATATGAAATCTGAAATGGTAATGAATATCTCTTATGAAAATCACGCATGTTTTAGCATGGATGATGGGATATCCCACCAAGTATATATATTGCGTAATTGTAACCAacaagttatatatatatatattcttttcatTCCAATAAAGATGGCCAATTTTTCTTTATGGTGTGTCTCCTTTCTTTTTGGGTTTATCTTAATTATTATTGTTAgaaaatattagaaaaataGAGTGAACTATAAAGTTAGTACCAAAAAATAGAGTTCGCATCTTTTTAGTACCCAACATTTACAAAATCACATTTTCAGAAATACTTTCGTATATAGCAAGAGTAAGTAACAAATACTCAGCAATTCAATATCAAGAGATTAATAACAAAACAGTGAATTCTCAAAACCAAAACTTGATCATTCCAGTAGCAGCCGGCACTAAGAACAAAGTTAGAGCCATATTATCTGGATTCCAGAATGAAAACATATGTATAGCCGGAAAGATAGGGCCCACGAACAGCCCAGCGGATTGAGCTTACAAAATCTAGGCCATCTCTACAGCCGCAGGTCGCCATTATTACCTGTTTTTCAAATTAGAGGGACGCCCAGTAAGAGACGAATAAGCACTCATGCCCATGACGATTTAGTCTCTTTAGAAACATCGTTGTTGATCAACTTCTGAATTGGTTTGATGACGAACAAGTACTGCCCAATGAGGAGAAAGGTATAAGACTGTGGTCTAGAAATTCTTGAACTTACTAGTTAGAAAGAGAGGGCTACAAAAATACACAGAAAAGATAAAAGCTTACTTGGAATGCTAGAATCAAGGGGATGAAGAGCTTTCCCCTGTCATTAGCATTAGGCCCTTCTATCAATTTCTGGTCGATGAGAATACCTCTTTTTCCATTTAAGGCAACATCGGTGATAGTATGTACCAAACTAGGAATCCAAGGGGTTCCAGTTGGAAGGATCTGGCAACCCAACAGTCAGCATAAGAACATGAAAAACACAGAAGTGTTGAAAAACTTATGTGAAAGAAGTTTACCTTCTCATCGTTGTCATTCTTGTTACACCTCCCACTGTTCTCAACGAGTGCAACAGGAATAGCAAAGTTCTAAGATAAGAGGAAGCCATAGTTCGAGTAAAAGGCATTAGGAAACCAAGAATGTTGATCTCAGAAACAAAATGTCAAACAAAATGTCGATACACAGACCCAAATCCCATATAATTAGACAAATTATAAGACAACATCTGACTGAGAGATCACTAGTTCAGTAGTCCACCAAAATATACTGTATTTGTTTTTTTGGAAATAAGAAAGCAAAAAATTAGACCCATCAACTATTGGGGCTATTAATATGATTCAAGCTTTGTTAGGAAGCCAAGCCACATCACACTAATGATGGAGTTGGAAACAAGACGTAACACATGTATTCAATGAGAATTATTCCTCCTCATCACACTTAGTTGAAAGCTTACTTTCCTTTCCCAGACTGAAATAAACACATATTTTACCAAAACGTAGTCATACTGATTTTGGAATAATAAAGCATAAATAACAAAACGGGAAGGGCAAGGTCCATTAAGCATCGCGATCCTAAATCTTTTCCCTCCATAACTGATATAGAAGCTAAAGCAACTTAGATTAACGAGCATGTTAAATGAATCAATGGTACGCATTTTTGTAAGTCGGAGGGATGCTATAGAATTATACGACTCTACTGAACCAAATTTGAGTGCTATCACATTCGGTGTCCCATCCAATATACTTTTAACTTCAAGTTAATGTCGTCTGGTTTACCATGATTCAGGGCTCAAACTTACATTAGCAATTTAGCCCACTTAAGTGGATGCTCGTCAAAGTGTCATACAGGAACCAATCAACTAAGAGCTTATAATGTGTTCATAAAAGGCTTCTCAACACACACACCTAAAGTGGTTtaaataaaagataataaagcAAAACATTTAATCCAAGAGGGCAGTAGAACATAAGATAAATAATGAAAACGAGTATACCTTAACTTCCTTTTTGCTAATCCGAGCCCCTTGTCGAACACATTTCAAAAGTGATTCTGATCTCTTGGAAAAGAACTCCTCATAACTCAATGCATCTGGAGGTGAGAGCTGAGCATGAGTAAGGACAATCATTGCCTTGTGCCAGATATCTTTGCCAAAACCCTCGGTGATGGCTTTCACAATCTGCTTGTCCAAATTATCCACTCTATATGCATCCAAACGATCCACATAAAGCAAGACATCAATTGTCTTGGTCATAAGGAGGCTGCCCAGAAATCTAtcgaagaaagaggtaataaATAAGATACGACTTAATCGCAAAGAAAGTCTCAGTAGTTGCGGCTTTTGATCAAGTACATAACAAGACTAATGAGGTGTAGCTTTCATGGACCTTTTTATGGAATCTAGAACTTGGTGATTGACACAGCCTCCTTCAATGAGTCCAGGGGTGTCAATAATGTTCAACGTAAAACCTAATCGCGAACGTGAAACCATATATGGCCTTGGGGTTTCCGACTAAAGGAAAGATAAAACAAGTTAGCAAGTTTACATAATCACATCACATCTATCATAAATTGCAAGACTATGTCTCAAAACCAAACTACATTTACCTGAAAAGCACTCACAGTGACCACTCGTTCCCCTATGATCGAATTAATCGTTG
Encoded here:
- the LOC121753534 gene encoding translocase of chloroplast 34-like isoform X2 — protein: MAAQLIIKEWTAIQQFPAATQEKLVNLLSKLNTQNVDTLTILVMGKGGVGKSSTINSIIGERVVTVSAFQSETPRPYMVSRSRLGFTLNIIDTPGLIEGGCVNHQVLDSIKRFLGSLLMTKTIDVLLYVDRLDAYRVDNLDKQIVKAITEGFGKDIWHKAMIVLTHAQLSPPDALSYEEFFSKRSESLLKCVRQGARISKKEVKNFAIPVALVENSGRCNKNDNDEKILPTGTPWIPSLVHTITDVALNGKRGILIDQKLIEGPNANDRGKLFIPLILAFQYLFVIKPIQKLINNDVSKETKSSWA
- the LOC121753534 gene encoding translocase of chloroplast 34-like isoform X1, which codes for MVSQCGCSKKMAAQLIIKEWTAIQQFPAATQEKLVNLLSKLNTQNVDTLTILVMGKGGVGKSSTINSIIGERVVTVSAFQSETPRPYMVSRSRLGFTLNIIDTPGLIEGGCVNHQVLDSIKRFLGSLLMTKTIDVLLYVDRLDAYRVDNLDKQIVKAITEGFGKDIWHKAMIVLTHAQLSPPDALSYEEFFSKRSESLLKCVRQGARISKKEVKNFAIPVALVENSGRCNKNDNDEKILPTGTPWIPSLVHTITDVALNGKRGILIDQKLIEGPNANDRGKLFIPLILAFQYLFVIKPIQKLINNDVSKETKSSWA